Proteins found in one Halovulum dunhuangense genomic segment:
- a CDS encoding ABC transporter ATP-binding protein, with amino-acid sequence MFRLEQVSRSHDGRDVLRIDQLALGNEGVTVILGHNGSGKTTLMGLLARQDRPDTGRIALEGEPLAALRQRDLARRVAFLPQRLPTVHGLTVRELVRLGRFPWRGALGAWREEDHVAVENAIVRTGVTTLADRLVEETSGGERQRGWIAMLLAQDAPVLLLDEPTAALDLAHAFEVMALLRTLSREADRRVIVILHDINLATRFADRIVALKGGTIAFDGPPDALLSADVLRGLYGIDMTLLPRAGALPHAVVA; translated from the coding sequence AGGCTAGAGCAGGTCAGCAGGAGCCACGACGGGCGCGATGTGCTCAGGATCGACCAGCTCGCGCTTGGAAACGAGGGCGTTACGGTGATCCTTGGACACAACGGATCGGGCAAGACAACGCTGATGGGCCTGCTCGCGCGGCAGGACCGGCCGGACACGGGCCGGATCGCCCTGGAGGGTGAGCCACTTGCCGCCCTCCGACAGAGGGACCTGGCGCGTCGGGTCGCCTTCCTGCCGCAGCGTCTTCCGACGGTGCACGGCCTGACAGTGCGGGAACTGGTTCGCCTTGGTCGGTTTCCCTGGCGCGGAGCCCTTGGTGCCTGGCGGGAGGAAGACCACGTCGCGGTCGAGAATGCGATCGTGCGAACCGGGGTCACCACGCTCGCCGACCGACTGGTCGAGGAGACTTCGGGCGGCGAACGTCAGCGCGGCTGGATCGCCATGCTGTTGGCTCAGGATGCCCCCGTTTTGCTTCTGGACGAGCCGACCGCTGCTCTCGATCTGGCGCACGCCTTCGAGGTGATGGCGCTTCTGCGCACGCTCAGCCGCGAGGCCGACCGGCGGGTCATCGTCATCCTGCACGACATAAACCTCGCTACACGTTTTGCCGATCGCATCGTGGCGCTCAAGGGCGGCACGATCGCCTTCGATGGCCCGCCCGACGCGCTGCTCTCGGCAGATGTACTGCGTGGGCTCTACGGCATCGACATGACCCTATTGCCGCGTGCGGGCGCCTTGCCCCATGCGGTCGTTGCCTGA
- a CDS encoding iron-siderophore ABC transporter substrate-binding protein, with protein MLRILAFLAAFTTGASAQSLSDSRGLVALDAPPERIVALSWALAELLVELDVTPVGVADVEGYGTWVVQPALPEGVADMGLRNEPNLEQIAAVAPDLILASDQQSDVVPMLERIAPVAHFESFTAEHDNAAASRETYLALARMLGKEAEAEARLADLDARIAAAGERVATHFGGDVPPVLPIRLLSPTNLRLHGANSMAAAALSQMGLDHAAPGEPTDWGFVQRPVEDLAEFDSELVLAIEPFPQRDELFGTQLWQFMPFVRTGRFAEVRPVWTFGGVFSLGYIAEAFAESLMTIDPEAAR; from the coding sequence ATGCTGCGCATACTCGCCTTTCTCGCTGCCTTTACCACCGGTGCGTCCGCACAGTCGCTGAGTGACAGCCGCGGCCTTGTCGCGCTCGACGCCCCGCCAGAGCGGATCGTCGCGCTCAGCTGGGCCCTTGCTGAGCTTCTGGTAGAGCTGGACGTTACACCTGTCGGGGTTGCGGACGTCGAGGGCTATGGCACGTGGGTAGTGCAACCCGCGCTCCCCGAGGGCGTGGCCGACATGGGCTTGCGAAACGAGCCCAATCTCGAGCAGATCGCTGCGGTTGCCCCCGACCTGATCCTTGCATCGGATCAGCAATCTGACGTTGTGCCCATGCTCGAGCGCATTGCACCGGTGGCGCATTTCGAGTCCTTCACGGCCGAACATGACAACGCCGCCGCCAGCCGCGAAACCTATCTCGCCCTCGCCCGCATGCTCGGCAAGGAGGCCGAGGCAGAAGCCCGACTCGCCGATCTCGATGCGCGTATTGCAGCGGCGGGAGAGCGGGTCGCAACGCATTTCGGAGGTGACGTGCCTCCAGTGCTGCCGATCCGTCTGCTGTCGCCAACGAACCTGCGCCTCCACGGGGCAAATTCCATGGCCGCCGCTGCCCTGTCGCAGATGGGGCTGGATCACGCCGCGCCCGGAGAACCCACAGATTGGGGGTTCGTACAGCGCCCCGTGGAGGATCTGGCGGAGTTCGACTCCGAACTCGTGCTGGCCATAGAGCCCTTTCCCCAGCGCGACGAGTTGTTCGGAACGCAGCTCTGGCAGTTCATGCCCTTCGTGCGCACAGGCCGTTTCGCCGAGGTGCGACCGGTCTGGACCTTTGGCGGGGTGTTCTCGCTCGGATACATCGCGGAGGCCTTCGCCGAGAGCCTGATGACCATCGATCCCGAGGCCGCACGGTGA